The following proteins are co-located in the Bacillus pumilus genome:
- the rph gene encoding ribonuclease PH, translating into MRLDERQYDELRKIEIEAGYITHPEGSVLISAGNTKVICNASIEDRVPPFLRGEGKGWITAEYSMLPRATAQRTMRESSKGKVTGRTMEIQRLIGRALRAVVDLEKLGERTIWIDCDVIQADGGTRTASITGAFVAMTLAIQKLRAEGVMKENPITDYLAAISVGIDSKQGLLLDLNYEEDSSAEVDMNVIMTGAGRFVELQGTGEEATFSREQLNGLLDLAEKGIKELIEKQKAVTGEVIE; encoded by the coding sequence ATGAGATTAGATGAAAGACAATATGACGAATTAAGAAAAATTGAAATAGAGGCAGGCTACATCACGCATCCAGAGGGCTCTGTCTTAATCTCAGCGGGAAATACGAAGGTGATTTGTAACGCATCAATCGAAGACCGCGTACCTCCTTTTTTAAGAGGAGAAGGAAAAGGCTGGATTACAGCAGAATATAGCATGCTTCCAAGAGCAACAGCACAAAGAACGATGAGAGAATCTTCTAAAGGAAAAGTCACAGGACGTACAATGGAAATTCAACGCTTAATTGGACGAGCACTCCGCGCAGTCGTTGATTTAGAAAAGCTTGGTGAACGCACAATTTGGATTGATTGTGATGTGATTCAAGCAGACGGCGGAACACGGACGGCGTCCATCACAGGTGCATTTGTGGCCATGACACTTGCGATTCAAAAGCTTCGGGCTGAAGGAGTCATGAAAGAAAACCCAATCACTGATTATTTAGCGGCGATATCCGTCGGAATTGATTCTAAACAGGGGCTTCTGTTAGATTTAAACTATGAAGAAGATTCTTCGGCTGAAGTGGATATGAATGTCATCATGACAGGCGCTGGACGCTTCGTTGAACTTCAAGGCACAGGTGAAGAAGCGACCTTTTCAAGAGAGCAGCTAAACGGACTGCTTGATCTAGCCGAAAAGGGCATCAAAGAATTAATTGAAAAGCAAAAAGCAGTGACAGGAGAAGTCATCGAATAA
- a CDS encoding GerMN domain-containing protein, whose product MLKKGTTAAVTCIASAMLLSGCGLFQTDQAKTEIDPPQNVTYVKENKEDKQTAKEEKEEKQADTVMRELYLIDKNGYVVSQSIPLPKNEGSAKQTLEYLVDGGPISNLMPNGFRAVLPADTNVSVDIKDGTAVVDFSNEFKNYKKEDEQRILQSVTWTLTQFDSVAKVKLKMNGHELKEMPVNGTPISDDLSREDGINIQHEAAADMTSTKPVTVYYLSESDEQTYYVPVTTRAPKDGDDPITAAIDELVSGPSKTSHLLTDFDQDVKLNDVPKVKDGHVTLDFNESIFGSADEKKKVISQKVLDSIVLTLTELPDVKSVSVKVNGKAELVNEKGAELTKPVSRPEQVNTGSF is encoded by the coding sequence ATGCTGAAAAAAGGAACTACAGCAGCTGTGACGTGTATCGCGTCAGCCATGCTTTTATCAGGATGCGGATTGTTTCAAACAGACCAAGCGAAAACAGAGATTGATCCACCACAAAATGTCACATATGTGAAAGAAAATAAAGAAGACAAACAAACAGCCAAAGAAGAAAAAGAAGAGAAGCAGGCAGATACGGTTATGAGAGAATTATATTTAATTGATAAAAACGGTTATGTCGTGTCTCAATCCATTCCGCTGCCGAAAAACGAAGGAAGTGCCAAACAAACCCTTGAATATCTCGTGGATGGAGGACCCATCTCCAACCTGATGCCAAATGGATTTAGAGCCGTCTTGCCAGCTGACACGAATGTATCTGTCGATATTAAAGACGGAACGGCGGTTGTGGATTTTTCAAATGAATTCAAAAACTATAAAAAAGAAGACGAACAGCGCATCCTGCAATCTGTCACTTGGACGTTAACACAGTTTGATTCGGTAGCCAAAGTCAAATTGAAGATGAATGGACATGAATTAAAAGAAATGCCTGTGAACGGCACCCCGATTTCAGATGATTTAAGCAGAGAGGACGGCATTAATATTCAGCACGAGGCTGCCGCTGATATGACATCGACAAAGCCAGTGACCGTCTACTACTTATCTGAATCTGATGAGCAGACGTACTACGTTCCTGTCACAACAAGAGCGCCAAAAGACGGGGATGATCCAATTACAGCAGCCATTGATGAGCTCGTCTCTGGACCAAGTAAAACAAGCCATTTGCTCACAGACTTTGATCAAGACGTGAAGCTGAATGATGTACCAAAAGTAAAAGACGGCCATGTGACACTTGATTTCAACGAATCCATTTTTGGCAGTGCCGATGAAAAGAAAAAGGTCATTTCACAAAAAGTTCTTGATAGCATTGTCCTCACATTAACAGAGCTGCCGGATGTGAAAAGCGTATCTGTGAAGGTAAACGGAAAGGCAGAGCTTGTGAATGAAAAAGGGGCAGAGCTCACAAAGCCAGTTTCAAGACCAGAACAAGTGAATACAGGTAGTTTTTAA
- the racE gene encoding glutamate racemase → MLDQPIGVIDSGVGGLTVAKEIMRQLPKEKIIYVGDTKRCPYGPREEEEVLQYTWEMAHYLLRHHHIKMLVIACNTATAIALDEIKATLDIPVIGVIQPGARTAIKVTSNQHIGVIGTVNTIKSEAYKEALLSLKAGLTVQGLACPMLVPFVESGTFLDQTADEVVKASLEPMKETGIDTLILGCTHYPILKEPIQRFMGSDVSIISSGDETAREASTILSYKGLLNASKEEPVHTFYTTGQQQNFQNIARDWFGYLPGKVETVSLEQVYQQ, encoded by the coding sequence TTGTTGGATCAACCAATCGGCGTCATTGATTCCGGCGTTGGCGGTTTAACCGTTGCAAAGGAAATCATGAGGCAACTGCCAAAAGAAAAAATCATTTACGTAGGCGATACGAAACGATGTCCGTATGGCCCTCGGGAAGAAGAAGAGGTTCTACAATATACATGGGAAATGGCGCATTACTTATTGAGACATCATCATATTAAAATGCTTGTCATTGCATGCAACACAGCGACGGCGATTGCGCTTGATGAAATTAAAGCAACGCTCGATATTCCGGTCATTGGCGTGATCCAGCCCGGAGCCCGCACAGCAATCAAGGTGACAAGCAATCAGCATATTGGTGTCATCGGAACTGTCAATACGATCAAAAGCGAGGCCTATAAAGAAGCACTGCTTTCTTTAAAAGCAGGTCTGACGGTACAAGGTCTGGCTTGCCCGATGCTTGTCCCATTTGTCGAAAGCGGTACGTTTTTAGATCAGACAGCAGATGAAGTGGTGAAAGCCTCTCTTGAACCGATGAAAGAAACAGGAATTGATACGCTCATTCTTGGCTGCACGCACTATCCTATTTTAAAAGAGCCGATTCAGCGTTTTATGGGCAGTGATGTGAGCATCATTTCATCAGGTGATGAGACAGCTAGAGAAGCAAGTACGATTCTTTCATATAAAGGGCTGTTAAATGCTTCTAAGGAAGAGCCTGTCCATACATTTTACACAACAGGGCAGCAGCAAAATTTTCAAAACATCGCTCGTGACTGGTTCGGCTACCTGCCAGGTAAGGTCGAGACCGTGTCACTCGAGCAGGTATATCAGCAATAA
- a CDS encoding MarR family winged helix-turn-helix transcriptional regulator translates to METNEFDHVAEIEKSLRHIAAIIKQKGREILNQYTITPPQFIGLQWLYEFGDMTIGELSQKMYLACSTTTDLIDRMEKSELVERVKDPSDRRVVRIHLLPEGERIIQEVIVKRQEYVSELLGAFSEEEAIVFNQSLTKLQQQMKRK, encoded by the coding sequence ATGGAAACGAATGAGTTCGACCATGTTGCAGAGATTGAAAAATCATTGCGCCATATTGCCGCAATTATTAAGCAAAAAGGCAGAGAAATCCTAAATCAATATACGATAACACCTCCTCAATTTATAGGGCTCCAGTGGCTTTATGAATTCGGAGATATGACAATAGGCGAGTTATCACAAAAGATGTATTTGGCTTGCAGCACGACAACCGATTTAATTGATAGAATGGAAAAAAGTGAACTTGTCGAACGGGTGAAAGACCCTTCTGACCGCCGCGTGGTTCGCATTCATTTATTGCCTGAAGGCGAGCGGATCATTCAAGAAGTGATTGTCAAACGCCAAGAATACGTCAGTGAACTTCTAGGGGCTTTCTCAGAAGAAGAAGCCATCGTTTTCAATCAATCTCTAACGAAACTACAGCAGCAAATGAAAAGAAAATGA
- the gerE gene encoding spore germination transcription factor GerE yields MKEKEFQSKPLLTKREREVFELLVQDKTTKEIASELFISEKTVRNHISNAMQKLGVKGRSQAVVELLRMGELEL; encoded by the coding sequence TTGAAGGAGAAAGAGTTTCAATCCAAGCCGCTATTAACCAAAAGAGAAAGAGAAGTATTTGAATTGCTCGTCCAAGATAAAACAACAAAAGAAATTGCAAGCGAGCTTTTTATTAGCGAAAAGACTGTTCGAAATCATATTTCGAATGCCATGCAAAAGCTAGGAGTTAAAGGTCGTTCACAGGCCGTAGTCGAGCTTCTGCGTATGGGTGAGCTAGAGCTCTAA
- a CDS encoding CitMHS family transporter, producing MLAILGILMVLTFTFLIMTKRMHPVVALTVIPIIFALIGGFNSGLGDMMLDGLKTVAPSAALLLFAILFFGVMLDAGLFDPLIKLILRIVKGDPVKIAFGVAILSMLVALDGDGTTTYMITVSAMLPLFLRIGMNPLILGTISLLSLGIMSGMTPWGGPATRAIAALGLDAAEFFIPLLPTMLGGALFILFTAYVLGKKERKRIGIAEIQHKEEVSISPELAASIEDGVEDMKRPNLIWVNFFLTMAVMTTLVFDIVPIPVLFLIGFVIALMINYPKVEDQRERILSHAGNALTVITLVFAAGIFTGIFSGTKMVESIAHLVIYLIPDSYSSFFPLIVALTSMPFTFVLSNDAYYFGVLPILAEAGAAYGIDPVEIARASIIGQPVHLLSPLVASTLLLVSMLNKDIGDLQKYALLWTVLTALFTTLIALLTGAISIF from the coding sequence GTGCTAGCTATTTTAGGGATCTTGATGGTCTTGACATTTACATTTCTCATTATGACAAAACGAATGCATCCGGTGGTGGCTTTAACCGTTATACCGATCATATTTGCATTGATCGGTGGATTTAACAGCGGATTAGGGGACATGATGCTTGATGGACTCAAAACTGTTGCACCATCTGCTGCTTTATTGTTATTTGCGATTTTATTCTTCGGTGTCATGCTGGATGCTGGATTGTTTGATCCTTTGATTAAACTCATTCTACGTATTGTGAAAGGCGATCCTGTCAAAATTGCTTTTGGGGTAGCGATTTTGTCTATGCTTGTTGCATTAGATGGTGATGGGACAACAACGTACATGATTACAGTATCAGCTATGCTGCCACTTTTCTTAAGAATTGGGATGAACCCGCTGATTTTAGGAACGATTTCATTATTATCATTAGGAATTATGAGTGGTATGACGCCTTGGGGCGGGCCAGCTACTCGTGCAATCGCTGCGCTTGGATTAGATGCCGCTGAATTTTTTATTCCATTACTCCCGACGATGTTAGGGGGCGCTCTTTTTATACTTTTTACTGCATATGTACTTGGGAAAAAAGAACGGAAGCGAATTGGTATTGCTGAGATTCAGCACAAAGAAGAGGTATCCATCTCTCCTGAATTGGCTGCGTCAATTGAGGATGGCGTAGAGGATATGAAGAGACCAAATCTGATTTGGGTCAACTTTTTCCTGACGATGGCTGTCATGACCACACTTGTCTTCGATATCGTACCGATTCCTGTCCTCTTTTTAATTGGATTTGTCATCGCTCTCATGATCAACTATCCAAAAGTTGAAGACCAGCGTGAGCGAATTTTATCGCATGCAGGAAATGCATTAACGGTCATTACACTTGTGTTTGCAGCAGGAATTTTCACAGGGATCTTTTCGGGGACAAAAATGGTTGAGTCGATTGCCCATTTAGTGATCTACTTAATCCCGGATTCCTACAGCTCATTTTTCCCGCTGATTGTCGCTTTGACGAGTATGCCATTTACTTTTGTTCTTTCAAATGATGCTTATTATTTCGGAGTGCTGCCAATCTTGGCTGAAGCGGGCGCAGCTTATGGCATTGATCCGGTGGAGATTGCGCGCGCCTCTATTATCGGACAGCCTGTCCATTTACTAAGTCCACTTGTGGCCTCAACCTTACTTCTTGTCAGTATGCTGAACAAAGATATTGGTGATTTGCAAAAATACGCACTATTATGGACTGTGTTAACCGCCCTTTTTACAACACTGATCGCTCTGTTAACAGGAGCCATTTCCATTTTTTAA
- a CDS encoding LysR family transcriptional regulator, which produces MDEKDWRFLKVLYEEKNITKAAEKLFVSQPALSYRLKQLEEEFDMKLFFKRKRGIEFTSEGEYLAEYANDMLKQLQQTKDGMLNMQKKVKGTIRLGVSSNFAQYKLPEILREFSKQYPHVQFMVNTGWSTKVMDLLGTSSVHLGILRGDYDWNGERFLLDKERLCIISKSEIQLKDLPKLPLIDYHTDSSLKRLINRWWQETFTMPPLVTMETDRQDTSKEMVKHGLGYAIVPEICLRPSDELFVKGLSYKDGQPVLRDTWLMYQPDSLHLSVVKAFIEFLRSQQG; this is translated from the coding sequence ATGGATGAAAAGGATTGGCGATTTCTAAAGGTACTTTATGAAGAAAAGAACATTACAAAGGCGGCAGAAAAATTATTTGTCTCGCAGCCTGCCTTAAGCTATCGATTGAAGCAGCTTGAAGAGGAGTTTGATATGAAGCTTTTCTTCAAAAGAAAACGAGGGATTGAATTTACGTCAGAGGGTGAGTACTTGGCTGAATACGCAAATGACATGCTCAAACAGCTCCAGCAAACGAAAGATGGTATGCTCAATATGCAAAAAAAGGTCAAAGGAACGATCCGGTTAGGGGTCTCAAGTAATTTTGCCCAGTATAAACTGCCAGAAATTTTAAGAGAATTTTCTAAGCAGTATCCACATGTTCAATTTATGGTGAACACAGGCTGGAGCACAAAGGTAATGGATCTGTTAGGGACATCCAGTGTACACTTAGGGATTTTAAGAGGAGATTACGATTGGAATGGAGAACGGTTTTTGCTCGATAAAGAGCGGCTTTGTATCATTTCAAAATCAGAAATACAGCTAAAGGACCTGCCGAAGCTGCCGCTCATTGACTATCATACGGACAGCTCATTAAAACGATTGATTAACAGATGGTGGCAGGAAACGTTCACAATGCCTCCCCTCGTGACAATGGAGACAGACCGTCAGGATACATCGAAAGAAATGGTGAAGCATGGTTTAGGCTATGCCATAGTTCCAGAAATTTGCCTCAGACCAAGTGATGAGCTATTTGTAAAAGGTCTTTCGTATAAAGATGGACAGCCCGTTTTAAGAGATACATGGCTTATGTACCAGCCAGACTCGCTTCATTTGTCGGTTGTGAAAGCGTTTATTGAGTTTTTAAGAAGTCAGCAAGGTTAA
- a CDS encoding 2-methylaconitate cis-trans isomerase PrpF family protein, with amino-acid sequence MRKVPITIMRGGTSKGVFIQANDAPYEHDELEAFLLDIMGSPDRLQVDGIGGGNSLTSKVAIIDKATRPDVDVNYTFAQVSINERYVDFKGNCGNISSAVGPYAIIKGFVQAVEPITTVRILNTNTNKIIVAEVEVENGEVKFEGHAEIPGVKGTGSPIYLSFEKPEGAVTGKTFPTGNKIDTIQTKFGEIPISIVDIANPIAFIRAKDIHLKGTELPEEFTDDLLNDLEEIRSIAAEMCLFAPKEMATLQSPAVPKLAIISEPADYVDTNGILRRAADMDIIVRMLSMQRPHQALAITGSVCVSASCFMEETLPAQLYHGQHDTLRIGHPAGIMQTEIDVSQNRVKVIRTAREILDGVVFTKQDYMIQHHIKKEA; translated from the coding sequence ATGAGAAAAGTTCCAATCACTATTATGCGAGGCGGTACAAGCAAAGGGGTATTCATTCAAGCAAACGATGCACCATATGAACACGATGAGCTCGAGGCATTTCTTTTAGACATTATGGGCAGTCCTGACCGGCTGCAGGTCGATGGAATCGGCGGCGGTAATTCTTTAACAAGCAAAGTAGCGATCATCGACAAAGCGACTCGTCCAGATGTGGATGTAAACTATACATTTGCACAAGTCAGTATTAATGAAAGATATGTAGACTTTAAAGGAAACTGCGGGAATATCTCATCAGCTGTAGGTCCATATGCCATCATTAAAGGATTTGTTCAAGCGGTTGAGCCCATCACGACTGTACGTATCCTCAATACCAACACGAATAAAATTATTGTGGCAGAGGTAGAAGTCGAAAATGGTGAGGTTAAATTTGAAGGACATGCAGAAATTCCAGGAGTAAAAGGGACTGGTTCTCCCATTTATTTATCTTTTGAGAAACCTGAAGGCGCTGTCACAGGTAAAACCTTTCCGACTGGAAACAAAATTGATACGATTCAAACAAAGTTTGGAGAGATTCCAATCTCGATCGTTGACATTGCAAATCCAATTGCCTTTATCCGTGCCAAAGATATTCATCTAAAAGGAACTGAATTGCCTGAGGAGTTTACAGACGATTTACTGAATGATTTAGAAGAAATTCGTTCCATCGCTGCTGAAATGTGTCTCTTTGCACCAAAAGAAATGGCCACATTACAGTCTCCAGCTGTTCCAAAGCTTGCAATCATAAGCGAGCCTGCTGATTATGTAGATACAAATGGAATCTTGAGACGAGCAGCAGATATGGACATCATCGTTCGTATGCTATCGATGCAAAGACCACACCAAGCACTTGCCATTACCGGCTCTGTCTGCGTGTCAGCAAGCTGCTTTATGGAAGAAACGCTTCCTGCACAGCTTTATCATGGTCAACATGATACGCTTCGAATTGGGCATCCTGCTGGTATTATGCAAACTGAAATTGACGTGTCTCAAAACAGAGTCAAGGTCATTCGAACCGCAAGAGAAATTCTGGACGGGGTGGTCTTTACGAAACAAGACTATATGATTCAGCATCATATTAAAAAAGAAGCTTAA
- a CDS encoding IS1182 family transposase: protein MFHTRNSSQHQAEFVLLDQLVEEDHLLRKIDQYIDFSFIIDKVKPYYSENKGRPSLDPLILFKMMFIGYLYGIRSERQLEKEIYYNMAYRWFLGLNINDPVPHHSTISWNRRTRFTDTTIFQDIFDEIVLQAINHDMVGGRVLFTDSTHLKANANKHKYTRKTIEQDTQNYMKELDEAVQEDREVHGKKPLKEKEEVKTKKDIRQSTTDPESGYLYRENKPEGFFYLDHRTTDMKYNIITDAHVTPGNVHDSVPYLDRLDLQIARFGFQVEAVALDSGYLTTPICKGLSDRHIFGVIAHRRFHPTRGLFEKWKFQYDSKHDHYICPNGEKLLYTTTDRKGYRFYKSDPKKCASCPFLESCTRSKNHQKVISRHVWEEHKEKIRQNRLSVSGKELYKKRKEKIERSFADSKQLHGLRYCRLRGKQNVSEQVLLTAACQNMKKIATHLAKLG, encoded by the coding sequence ATGTTCCACACTAGAAATTCTTCTCAGCACCAAGCCGAATTTGTATTGCTAGATCAACTGGTCGAAGAGGATCACCTGCTTCGTAAAATTGATCAGTACATTGATTTTTCATTTATCATAGACAAAGTAAAACCATATTATAGTGAGAATAAAGGTCGCCCTTCTCTTGATCCACTCATTCTGTTCAAAATGATGTTTATCGGATACCTGTATGGTATCCGTTCAGAAAGACAGCTTGAAAAAGAAATTTACTATAACATGGCGTATAGATGGTTTTTAGGTTTGAATATCAATGACCCCGTTCCTCATCATTCCACCATTAGTTGGAATCGTCGTACTCGATTTACAGATACAACGATTTTTCAAGATATTTTTGATGAGATTGTGCTACAAGCCATCAATCACGATATGGTTGGAGGTCGTGTCCTTTTTACCGATTCAACCCATCTAAAAGCGAATGCCAATAAACATAAATATACGAGAAAAACGATCGAACAAGATACTCAGAACTATATGAAAGAATTAGATGAAGCCGTTCAAGAAGATCGAGAGGTACACGGAAAAAAGCCCTTAAAGGAAAAAGAGGAGGTGAAAACGAAAAAAGACATTCGCCAAAGTACGACTGATCCTGAAAGTGGCTATCTTTATCGTGAAAATAAGCCTGAAGGCTTTTTCTATCTAGACCACCGTACAACAGATATGAAATACAATATCATCACTGATGCCCATGTCACGCCCGGTAATGTCCATGATTCTGTTCCCTATCTTGATCGATTAGATCTCCAAATCGCACGATTTGGTTTTCAAGTAGAAGCTGTTGCCCTTGATTCTGGTTATTTAACAACACCAATCTGTAAAGGTTTATCTGATCGACATATTTTTGGTGTTATTGCCCATAGACGTTTTCATCCAACAAGAGGATTATTTGAGAAGTGGAAATTTCAGTATGATTCTAAACATGATCATTACATATGTCCAAATGGTGAGAAGCTTTTATATACGACAACTGATCGAAAAGGTTATAGGTTCTACAAATCAGATCCTAAAAAATGTGCATCGTGTCCTTTTCTTGAAAGCTGTACAAGATCTAAAAATCATCAAAAAGTGATCTCAAGACACGTGTGGGAAGAACATAAAGAAAAGATCAGACAAAATCGTCTATCTGTCTCTGGAAAAGAGCTATATAAAAAAAGAAAAGAAAAAATAGAGCGAAGCTTTGCAGATTCAAAACAACTGCACGGGCTTCGCTACTGCCGGTTGAGGGGAAAACAGAATGTGAGTGAGCAAGTTCTTCTCACAGCTGCGTGCCAGAACATGAAGAAGATTGCCACACACCTAGCGAAGCTAGGCTAG
- a CDS encoding biotin--[acetyl-CoA-carboxylase] ligase, protein MDIFRYDTIDSTNNEAKRLMQKGENPSFAVYARQQTAGRGRLGRPWETPLGNVAVTMTVLPPAELSTQSTIAPLTALAIYDVLKPLMRAGDQLAIKWPNDILINEAKVSGTLIEADRSAIYIGVGINVETKPEHVPYKTICLSELSEVKADQLVKELAVAFEKYHTRWQNEGFEALTALYNKRLFRLNQPLRISLDREKQTWQEGICCGVNRYGHLQLKDDQGHIKAHSAGDIDAPMQK, encoded by the coding sequence ATGGACATTTTTCGTTATGACACCATTGATAGTACAAATAATGAAGCAAAAAGGCTTATGCAAAAAGGAGAGAATCCCTCATTTGCTGTCTATGCACGCCAGCAGACAGCAGGAAGAGGCAGACTCGGCAGGCCGTGGGAAACACCTTTAGGGAATGTGGCGGTGACCATGACAGTCTTACCGCCAGCAGAACTCTCCACCCAGTCAACGATTGCCCCGCTGACGGCACTAGCAATCTATGATGTACTCAAACCACTCATGAGAGCTGGGGATCAGCTGGCGATCAAATGGCCAAATGATATTCTCATTAATGAAGCAAAGGTATCGGGCACATTGATTGAAGCGGACCGCAGCGCCATCTATATCGGTGTTGGCATCAATGTAGAGACAAAGCCGGAGCATGTCCCGTACAAAACCATTTGCTTATCAGAGCTTTCAGAGGTGAAAGCCGATCAGCTTGTGAAAGAACTGGCAGTGGCTTTTGAAAAATACCATACACGCTGGCAGAATGAAGGATTTGAAGCACTTACTGCCCTCTACAACAAACGATTATTTCGTCTGAATCAACCGCTTCGCATCTCATTAGATCGAGAAAAACAAACATGGCAGGAAGGGATTTGCTGCGGTGTGAACCGCTATGGTCATCTCCAGCTAAAAGATGACCAAGGACATATAAAAGCCCATTCTGCCGGTGATATTGATGCCCCTATGCAAAAATAA
- a CDS encoding Kiwa anti-phage protein KwaB-like domain-containing protein, giving the protein MIDRLTQINNYLDTLSATPNFQLFIIGSILKEGTTTIYDDTEPAEILTDVSVRDWVFTGTKNILNTLKEYELININDTDEPGEYFKRYLQLDTLSQLEQWKSHIENEVDHENARDYINNDKFKPKCIIAKLTVLEEDIYFIKVINESVLLKKRTILKYLATRDGYVIDENRDKKLFLDDQWDGIIFNQHVILLKENKILNLFRYYEKFREAAQTVVSQLESLNLLSGTENLNEFIQSTVSLQKKLAKAATYQIDQIRTDRISELINQGMINLNLNSEGKIECTTKEEARVVIDVLLDNFVASLITDEKYRVHNKSKIQS; this is encoded by the coding sequence ATGATTGATAGACTAACTCAAATAAACAATTATTTAGATACCTTAAGCGCAACACCCAATTTTCAGTTATTTATAATTGGCTCTATACTAAAAGAAGGAACTACCACAATATATGATGATACAGAACCAGCTGAAATATTAACAGACGTTTCTGTTAGGGACTGGGTGTTTACTGGAACTAAAAATATATTGAATACTCTTAAAGAGTATGAACTAATTAATATTAACGATACAGATGAACCTGGAGAGTATTTCAAAAGATATTTACAATTAGATACTCTAAGCCAGCTAGAACAATGGAAAAGTCACATCGAAAACGAAGTTGACCATGAAAATGCTAGAGACTATATAAACAATGATAAATTCAAACCAAAATGTATTATCGCTAAGCTCACAGTACTAGAAGAAGATATTTATTTTATTAAAGTTATAAACGAAAGTGTTTTGTTAAAGAAAAGAACAATTCTTAAATATTTAGCAACACGGGATGGTTATGTTATAGATGAGAACAGGGATAAAAAGTTATTTCTTGATGACCAGTGGGACGGTATTATTTTTAATCAGCATGTTATTTTACTTAAGGAAAACAAGATTTTAAATCTCTTCAGATATTATGAGAAGTTTCGTGAAGCAGCACAAACAGTAGTTAGTCAATTAGAATCTTTAAATTTACTCTCTGGTACTGAAAATTTGAATGAATTTATTCAATCAACTGTTAGCCTTCAGAAAAAACTTGCTAAAGCTGCCACTTATCAAATTGATCAAATTCGTACTGATCGAATCAGCGAGTTAATTAACCAGGGCATGATAAATTTAAATTTAAATTCTGAAGGTAAAATCGAATGCACGACTAAAGAGGAAGCAAGAGTAGTAATTGATGTTCTATTGGATAATTTTGTTGCTTCGTTAATTACTGATGAAAAGTATAGAGTTCATAACAAATCTAAAATTCAATCTTGA
- a CDS encoding acyl-CoA thioesterase — protein sequence MRLPSYIEEPFEEWRASFRFYVETTVRFSETDMFGHMNNVTPFVYFEEARIAFFQKTGIVDKRMKRVRETMTVVANLQCDYIKQVEIGERLRVYVKPEKVGSSSLILHYLGENEQQEPCFTGSVTMVQISKDTGASVPFTEEEKEVFKLYIK from the coding sequence GTGAGACTGCCGTCATATATTGAAGAACCGTTTGAAGAGTGGAGGGCATCCTTTCGATTTTATGTCGAAACCACCGTTCGTTTTTCAGAAACGGATATGTTTGGCCATATGAACAATGTCACCCCTTTTGTGTATTTTGAAGAGGCACGAATTGCCTTTTTTCAAAAGACGGGAATTGTTGATAAACGGATGAAACGTGTGAGGGAGACCATGACAGTCGTCGCAAACCTGCAATGTGATTACATCAAGCAGGTAGAGATTGGGGAGAGGCTTCGTGTGTATGTCAAGCCGGAAAAGGTCGGATCAAGCTCACTCATCCTTCATTATTTAGGAGAAAATGAGCAGCAGGAACCTTGCTTTACAGGCTCAGTCACCATGGTGCAAATTAGTAAAGACACAGGCGCATCTGTCCCGTTTACAGAGGAAGAAAAAGAGGTGTTTAAGCTGTACATTAAATAG